One Eurosta solidaginis isolate ZX-2024a chromosome 5, ASM4086904v1, whole genome shotgun sequence DNA segment encodes these proteins:
- the LOC137253168 gene encoding larval cuticle protein 65Ag1-like, with product MKFVILFVALFAVALAAPQRDAETLRYDSQVDPLNYKYIVETSDGKSVQEEGDVQDLGTEDEAIVVRGFYQYIGDDGQTYRVDYIADKYGYQPQGAHIPVTSK from the exons atgaAATTCGTAATTTTATTTGTCGCTTTATTTGCCGTTGCCCTCGCCGCGCCACAAAGGGATGCAGAAACTTTACGTTATGACTCGCAAGTAGATCCATTGaactacaaatatat CGTTGAGACAAGCGATGGCAAGAGCGTCCAGGAGGAAGGTGACGTACAAGATTTGGGCACTGAAGATGAAGCGATCGTAGTGCGCGGTTTCTATCAATACATTGGTGATGATGGTCAAACATATCGAGTGGATTATATAGCCGACAAATATGGTTACCAACCTCAAGGTGCTCACATACCAGTTACCTCTAAATGA